tcctcctctccctctcaaaGATCTTCCTCTGTTCCTCTAAGGTCTTCCACTCCTCTCTGAGGCGCTCTTTCTCCTGCAGCATGTAGCAGTCGCTCAGCAGGGATGCCGTCTCCTCATCACACGgagagctcagctgctgctacaagaaaaaaagcagacatGTTTTGTTCAGCCGGGGTTTAATGAAAGAAGTGTTACAATAAAAGAAGTACCGCACCAGAGAGAGTACAGTATCTTTCCTCCAGCATGCAATGTTAGAGGTCAGGCAATACTTAAAAGTTGATTATTCAGCTCGATGGCACTCACTTACctgcagaagctgctgctgtgtttgaataAAGTCTTTGCACTGCTGGATCTCCAGCTTCAgtctgtccatctcctcctcgtGAGTCTCTCGGGAAACAGCATCTGCGTTTTTACTCTCGCCCATCTGAGCCAAAGATGCTGAGCAAAAACAACCCAGAAAATCTTACATCTTACAATTACGTTTGCATTCATCTCCTGTGTATTGATTTTAACAGGAAGCAAGGATCCAGTCTGCTGTGTCGTTGGAAACTTCTTCAGTCTGTGTATTAGCAGTTGCTTCTGTATAAATCCTGatttttgttgagttttaagAGACAGAACTGACAAAGTAATGGTTTCGTATAGCATATTAACAGTGATCAGACTAGTGGTTTCAGTCTATAATGTAAGCATGCTTCAGTTGCTCTGTGTTTCACAGTTGACTACCTTGGCTGTCCAATCTCTCAACATGGCTCTTGAGTCTTCTCCACTGAAGACGAATACTGTTGGTCAGCTTCTCCCGGGCGTGAACACAATACAGCTCGACGCTTTCTTTACTGGAATCAaacacttcctcttcctcgtctgAGTCAGcctgacaatgacaatgaaaatattttttattgatttttggcACATCTGGCAAACATGTCTAAAAGGCTAAATAACAGGCACGAGGATGAATTATCAGCCGTCAGCCTTTCATTGCTGAATGTTAAAGATATACTTTGCAGCATTTTCCTGAAAGCATAATCCCTTTCAATCATCACTAATGACCCACTAGAAGTGTGTGGCAGTGCATTCATCTGCAGAAGACCCTGCCTTCGGCCTGTatgctcttcatttctttttattttgttgtgtgtgacaTTTGGACGTGGTtgtgtagcccccagccaaAAACAGCACACATGTAAGGTTGAGAGTTAATGAAAAGACATAAGCAAGagctaaagagaaaaaaatgtttgtccTACCTGTGTAGCATCATCTTGATGCTTGTCGCCTCTCAGCATCGGTTTCCTTGAACTTAGAATGGACACAATGTcctttttcatttgctgcaaCACTTTATTCAACTCTGcgttttccagcagcagctcccttTGTCGAGTGTCATAGTCGCTCAGCAGGGTTTTATACATCTCTCCCTCATGCCTTGGGATGAGAAGACAATCATCTATGTTTATTAAACGGATACAATCTCATGTACATGACACGTCTACAAAGGAAATGAATTAAAGCTACAGTAACATCTAGGATTCAGCGGTGCCCCCTTGTCTGAGACACAAAAGTAGGACACTTCTTACATTTTACAACTACAATTATGTCTTTGGGAACAAGGTTTACAGATACTGTAAAATGAGTAGACACATAAGCCGAATGAAGTAAACTTACTTTGCCTCTGTCTTTTCAGTTTTCCAAAGGCTCCTCTTCCCATCGGCTCTTCCAATGTTGTTTAATACATCAATAGCTGCAAGCAAGAATTCAAATGTAGAATATCAGATATTTAAGATTCTCAAAGTGTCAGTTTGAATCTTGTGTATAATGTTGttggttttatttcaaaatgttaaatgtggGGAAAGGGATGAGGTGAAGGATGGGGCTGACAGGTTTTCCATTAAAccttgtttcttttcctttttttcaacCAGCAGTTGATTCAAGCGCTCCTTCAGTTTGTTaaattctctttctttccttttcatctcATGATTGTACTGGCTGGCCCGGCTTGCAATTATGTTCTGAAGTTTCTGCACCTGGCAGGAGGATATACAACAAGTGTTTACTGCTTATACCGTCATGCTTAAATTGTCATACTTTAGAAAGAAAAACCCTGCTGGTGAATTTGCTCAGCATTGTCAGGGGCTGTGATTACACAGAAAGTacctcttctttttcatttttcaggcagTTTTGCAAACTcttcactttcagctgcagctgtcgctctctctcaaggagtcctgtgttttctcttttggaCAGCTCAAGCTGCTCCTATGATGATGAACACAATTACATTAGCACAGACATGGACATTTAATATGCAAGTTAATATTTTCAGTATTGACAAGCTACTATCTACTATCGGTGTAATTGTTACTGCACTTTTAGTCGGGTGCTGGTGAGCTGTAGGTAGTCCACATTGCTGCTGGACTTAAGCTGCTCCACTTCCATGTTTTCCACCGTTCGGAGGCCCCTGCGATGCAGCTGAATCAGGTCATACATGCAATTTAGCACAGCCACAACATTtatctctgagctgctgcctgaCTCCGCCCAAACTGGTGGGAGGCCAAGAGATGACACCTCCTGTAAAAGGGAGAGTAAAGGGAGAAAAGGACACTGAGTAAAAGATGTATAGGACAATCCCGACTCAAACCCAGGACACTGCATCTGCATTGCATTGCAGGACATCTTAAACCACAAGGCACAATCATTTACATATCAATAACTGCAATGATACATCAAAGACACAAGATTACCAACCTGATTGATGTGTGATAGACATTCTTGCACGTTGTGCTCTGTGCAGAAGGTACTGAGCATGTAGGACTTTCTGTGCAGTGGCAGCGATGATTGGCTAAACTGCCTCAAGGGGGATGATCTACAttcaacagagctgctgcaaatATCCTTGActtctggggaaaaaaatatctGTCATATATAATGTCATTAAACACTTCATATAGAGTAACAGTTAGAGGAATTGAGATTACTTTTGGCACTTTTGGCTGGTTAATTCACAAGGTCTGAGCTCAAGATAGAGGTCAAAATTATGCAGTAACCTACACACAACTGCTGAAGGCAGAACACTACATTACTATGCTTCAGTTCAGGACGCAGACGTAAAGTCAAAATCGTATTACAAAACACTACACAGTCTCTGCGACGTGtgaatttcagtttttcagttcaGCAGGCAACTGTTCAACATGTCTCACAGTGCATACTCTCTGGTCTTCAAAGATGTCAAAATCTGAACTCACCCAGGGAGGACTCTGGCATTGTTGCAGTGCAGCCTTCAGGCTACGTGTCTGGATCATCTACTACATGTGCAGGATACACAAAGCTCACCACAAGATCCACCTACGCACTCTGCTCCTGAAATAGAGGGTCAGATTAGCAGCGCCCATTCAATACAGTCTGGATTACAAAGCAATGGAAGTGAACACGTAGCGGTGAGCAGTGGAAACACGCAGAGTGTGAGAACAGCAGTCCTAATTCATTCAACTATCACAGGCAGTTAAACAGTGAGCGCACAGTGAACTCACAGCATTCTTTAGATTATTTATCTACAGCACTCATTATGATTGTTATGTCCTGAtctcgttgttgttgttttgtgattGTCAGTGCAGGAATAATTAACAGGTTGCAGGTTGGTACCAGTGTGACATCTTATCTCAATGCTCTTATCATCAGCTGATCAGCCTAATCCCAGACAGACACTGTGGTGATTTGCCTGCAGAGCCATACAATCAgatacacttttttttctatccTGTCAAATGTTGCCTATGTTTtcaacaaacagacacacaatatACAGAAATTTCTGAAAACTGGTAGTACCATGTACAAAACCTCTGTGACAGAAACTATCAGAGCATGAGCAGAGGCTGCgtttaaaaactgaatatttgttgaatgaataacattttgtgaacttttcatgcattttagTCATGAAAAGGTTGTGGCTCATCATCAGCTCATGGGACCTACCCTTTGGTTTCAGCGACACTTAATCAGCCTGGCGAGACAGATGGCAAGCCTACAGCCACGCAGCTTAACAAGCCTGGACCCTGCTTAGACTACTCCACAAGTGCTAACCTTTAAGTCATTAGTCAACTTTACATATGCATGTATGAAGTCTGCAAAGGGAAACTTCTATGTGAGCACGTACAGAATGGGTGTTAAGGTTTGTGGTTTCTCAGAGTCTTTTATGATGAGAATATTTGAATGACATTTTAAACtcagccctgcaataaatcctaccTCAATAAAGGTTATCATGTTTAGTTTACAGTTTCTATTTAGTCACATCTGTCAGTGCAAAATGAATGCACTACTGTTTATCAGTaacacaaaccacagcaacTACACTAAAATGACCATAAAGCTGAagccagtttaaaaaaaagaaaaagaaaagaaaaagagaaaacagagatcCTTCATCAAAGTCATAGCAGGGCTGGTGTAtgagactgcattagttttagctaggtgtacctaTTAAACTGACACGTATTCAAATATCTTAGGTTTCTAAAATGTCACATCCAAAGTCCATTTGAAGTCTCCTAGGTGCGCCTGAAAGCAGAATGAAATGTTGTGTAATGTAACTTTAAAGTGTACTCAAACTCAAGCATTGCTGGGACTGTCCTGAAAAGGTagtaaaaacacactgacttaGCTGACCAGAGAAAATTAACGAGGTTGCGTCGCTTCTGAATGCCTTCTAACTGTTAGCTATGTACCGAAACATGCTACATGTGCCACATTAACCGGCGTTTACATGAACTATGCTGTAAGCTACATACAGACATAACGTTAGAATATGTCGAGGCGTTAACTAGTCAACCTAGCTATCTGCAAGACAACCTTAACCGACTCAACAAATCATGTTTTGTTCATAATAACATAAAACAAGGTTATGTGCAGCTCCTtcacacagcagtcagtgttaAACTTACCAAACGTTACCCACTGAGTGCACCCCCTCAAAACAATCTAACGCTGAAGCGTAACGGCCGGCTATGCTAGCTGAACAAGTTGACTAGTAACGAAAGCTGACGTTTAAAATGTTCACTTTATCAAGAAGAGAGCAGGGAAATGTTTCCAAAACTTACTGAACGCTGCAGTCTCGACTGTATTTCCGAAAAGCTCACTGACTGACGATACCGAAGCTCCTTAATCCATGTCGGTCCAAATGACAGTCCACACACCACTGCACGCAAACCAAGCAGCCTGTTAATTGGCCGACTCGTTGTCTAGCAACCGAGCATAGCTCAATGTGATTGGCCCTTGGATGCAAGGCGTGTCAagaattttttttatgtttggtaTTATGACCTTATAATTTGGACTGCGGTTATTATCAAGTAAGCTACGGACAAAaatttattcagatttattcTGGTATTCAGAAATACCAGACAGAGATACGTAAATGTGTAAGGAGCAAGACTGACTTATCAGTGAAAGTTATGCACTGTGTGTCTTCTACTCTGTATTTTCAACAAGCTAGATGCACCATAAGAATGAACAAAATTATAACTTCAAAGTAACTTTAATGCAGTTTATACAATCACTGAATATGAgaacaatacaataaaacaacTCAATGCACTGCACAGTCAGCAATACCTTACAAAAACTACAACAGACAAATGCACATTCTTATTTTAAGTAAGTACGGAGCTCAGTTGTGTGTATCCGATCTATTCTGCATCAACAAGGCATGCAAAAGTTTGAGAAGTGAAGGCAAGCTACATCATTTGGAAAATGAAGTGCGGCTCCAAAGTACACCcattttgagaaaaactgaCCTTTTCACAAAAGAGATTATGACTTCTCAAAGCAGGGAAATCACATGTTAAGTAACAGCAATAACAATGGctcagttttttcattttaaaaagctgtcaTGAAGTTAATTATTCACACCtgtatttttcctgctgtgacattatTGTCTGTATTGTCTGCTGCGCAAAGGCCTTTAGCGGTTCAGATGCCACTTCTTATGTCTGAAATGTAAGGAATCAGATGGAGTTTATCGAAGTTCTTGAAGTTTTTAATTTAATACATGTTCAGGCAGTGAATAACTCCTTTACTTTGAATTTGTCAGATAAAAAAGTGCCCCAGGTTGCAAAACTACAAATATatatgagagaaaaaataaaataaatgtgtaattaaAACATTTCCTCAACTCTGGCACACTTCTCTGCATATTTTTTTACTTccaaacatggaaaaaataataataaataaaatgtgaccaTGTCCTGCACATCCCCAttcctaaataaataaataaaaataaaaataataataacctcttttttttcttttttttacatattgtgCATTTCTGGTTATTTCTACAAATTATTATCAGATGATTTTGCTTGTCAGGTCACAACAATGGAAGTATGATAATGGAAAACACTTTTTAACACTTAACTGGTAACATCTATTGTTCAGTGATCAACTAGCCTGTTTGTTCATCCTGTCACTGTGTCTGCACATTTAACTCCAGCATAGCTCACTGGGCACAACACAAAGCCTTTGAATGAATTTTGATCCAGTTATTTTCACAGCTCTAGTCACTAACTGGCACTGGGACCCCCGTGCATTCAGATGTTCTGAGCAGTGGGTCTGTGTGATCGTCTCTCTTTGCTTCGAGCCACCATGTTGTCATGTCCCCTTTCCCCTGTAGGGTCAAGAAAAATGAGAGACAGATTGAATGCGTGAGAGCGAGAGAAGAGAGTCATGTTGCAAAGCATGTGTCCctttgaattttaaataaagcCATTAGGGTTTGATGGggggcagagagcagcagctgaggccaccTCTTAGCAAGACATCACAAGTGTCTGCAATGCAGGTCCTGTCCATTGGGACTGAGACATAATCCCCTCCCCCATAATCACACCAGCACCACCCAAAAAGAAGTCTTAGGTTGCAAAGTGAATAGAAGCCAGTAGAGCGGGATAATACAATACTTCtctgaaaaagagagcaaatgcCAGACACGCCCAGTCCCTTTTCCCTTGGAGGGAAGTTTTGAATTTCCTGTGATCTTTTCAAATCTTAGCCTCATAAATCTTTGGTTGCACACCAGCCTATAAGTGATTATGACCGCATCTATTTGGCTTTTAGAAACAGACAGTCACCTCGACAGCAGCATCAAAGAGGGTAGAAATAGCATCATGTGCAGCAAAGCTTATCACCCTAACTGAGTTTAATTCAAGAGATACTGTGGATGCACACTTGGTTTCCACTTCATAaggtacacctagctaaaactaaGGCAGTCTAATACAATAAGTCCTACTTTCAGGTTTTCAAGTTCAGTTTTTGCTGAAACTGattcagagaggtgttgattcagctTTATGGTAATTTTGGAGGATGTAGTTTGCGTTGCTGTTGAACAGAGAgctgtttctgttatttagccTACCCTCACTGATAAAATgggatgaataaaataatacaaaaactGTAATGGAGGTAATTATTCTAAGACTGTTCAATTAGACTGCATTGGTTTTAGCTTGATGTAGCTGATGAACCAGCAGATGAGCATATATCAG
The Chaetodon auriga isolate fChaAug3 chromosome 3, fChaAug3.hap1, whole genome shotgun sequence DNA segment above includes these coding regions:
- the LOC143318792 gene encoding afadin- and alpha-actinin-binding protein-like isoform X2, whose amino-acid sequence is MPESSLVKDICSSSVECRSSPLRQFSQSSLPLHRKSYMLSTFCTEHNVQECLSHINQEVSSLGLPPVWAESGSSSEINVVAVLNCMYDLIQLHRRGLRTVENMEVEQLKSSSNVDYLQLTSTRLKEQLELSKRENTGLLERERQLQLKVKSLQNCLKNEKEEVQKLQNIIASRASQYNHEMKRKEREFNKLKERLNQLLVEKKEKKQAIDVLNNIGRADGKRSLWKTEKTEAKHEGEMYKTLLSDYDTRQRELLLENAELNKVLQQMKKDIVSILSSRKPMLRGDKHQDDATQADSDEEEEVFDSSKESVELYCVHAREKLTNSIRLQWRRLKSHVERLDSQASLAQMGESKNADAVSRETHEEEMDRLKLEIQQCKDFIQTQQQLLQQQLSSPCDEETASLLSDCYMLQEKERLREEWKTLEEQRKIFERERRNFTEAAIRLSHERKAFEEDRATWLKHQFLNLSPFADSKKPPMSKSKSAFLISETKASVVSAPEKLIKCPSDTTPPTPRCVPLTSPSTADLYRTLCLIPENSSTKPKRKTAEESSIFFNGNAPVQHRQWNDSEGHSSSTLTKEKNSSI
- the LOC143318792 gene encoding afadin- and alpha-actinin-binding protein-like isoform X1, encoding MPESSLEVKDICSSSVECRSSPLRQFSQSSLPLHRKSYMLSTFCTEHNVQECLSHINQEVSSLGLPPVWAESGSSSEINVVAVLNCMYDLIQLHRRGLRTVENMEVEQLKSSSNVDYLQLTSTRLKEQLELSKRENTGLLERERQLQLKVKSLQNCLKNEKEEVQKLQNIIASRASQYNHEMKRKEREFNKLKERLNQLLVEKKEKKQAIDVLNNIGRADGKRSLWKTEKTEAKHEGEMYKTLLSDYDTRQRELLLENAELNKVLQQMKKDIVSILSSRKPMLRGDKHQDDATQADSDEEEEVFDSSKESVELYCVHAREKLTNSIRLQWRRLKSHVERLDSQASLAQMGESKNADAVSRETHEEEMDRLKLEIQQCKDFIQTQQQLLQQQLSSPCDEETASLLSDCYMLQEKERLREEWKTLEEQRKIFERERRNFTEAAIRLSHERKAFEEDRATWLKHQFLNLSPFADSKKPPMSKSKSAFLISETKASVVSAPEKLIKCPSDTTPPTPRCVPLTSPSTADLYRTLCLIPENSSTKPKRKTAEESSIFFNGNAPVQHRQWNDSEGHSSSTLTKEKNSSI